From Schistocerca gregaria isolate iqSchGreg1 unplaced genomic scaffold, iqSchGreg1.2 ptg000883l, whole genome shotgun sequence, the proteins below share one genomic window:
- the LOC126324046 gene encoding mitochondrial chaperone BCS1-like isoform X2 codes for MKRMRDSGPQDTYSAYGTNHETVTLMAWGNRRNLIEKLVLEAMEYSLKKEQARTSIYIRLHGAWQKQNELVPKRSLKTVFLAEGIKKSIVSDVEEFLASQQWYTERGIPYRRGYLLHGPPGTGKTSLVTAIAAHLDMSISVINLNSADINDTELLVIFTDVPTRRCLLLIEDIDAALVSNSRTKENSGCLGKITLAGLLNAIDGVSKQHGRVLFMTTNHIDVLDSALLRPGRVDVISELGLADRHQIRQIFASFYPSQAHLAEEFSKLVPEKTLSMAAIQAHLLQYKGNPTGALANAKNIKPAID; via the exons ATGAAGAGAATGAGAGACTCCGGTCCGCAAGACACCTATTCAGCATATG GTACAAACCATGAGACGGTTACCCTCATGGCGTGGGGGAACAGGCGTAACTTGATTGAAAAGCTTGTGTTGGAAGCGATGGAATACTCGCTCAAAAAAGAGCAAGCAAGAACGTCTATTTATATTCGCTTGCACGGAGCGTGGCAAAAACAGAACGAGCTGGTGCCAAAGAGATCATTGAAGACTGTTTTTTTAGCAGAGGGAATCAAAAAATCCATAGTTAGCGACGTGGAAGAGTTCTTGGCCTCCCAGCAATGGTACACCGAAAGGGGAATTCCGTATCGACGCGGGTATTTGCTCCATGGCCCGCCTGGAACGGGGAAGACAAGTCTCGTTACGGCAATTGCGGCCCATCTAGATATGAGCATCTCAGTGATCAACTTGAACAGCGCCGATATTAACGATACAGAACTCCTGGTGATTTTCACGGACGTGCCTACGAGACGGTGTTTGTTGCTCATAGAAGATATTGATGCGGCTTTGGTGAGCAATTCGCGCACTAAAGAGAATTCTGGCTGCTTGGGAAAAATCACCTTGGCTGGTTTGTTGAATGCCATCGATGGGGTCTCGAAACAGCACGGTAGGGTGTTGTTCATGACGACGAACCACATTGATGTGTTGGATTCAGCGCTACTGAGGCCAGGAAGAGTGGATGTCATTTCTGAGCTGGGATTGGCTGATCGCCACCAAATTCGGCAAATCTTCGCTAGCTTTTACCCAAGTCAGGCACATCTTGCAGAAGAGTTTTCGAAGTTAGTTCCTGAAAAGACGCTGAGTATGGCAGCCATACAGGCGCACTTATTACAGTACAAAGGCAACCCTACCGGCGCACTTGCCAATGCCAAAAACATTAAGCCTGCAATAGATTAG
- the LOC126324049 gene encoding uncharacterized protein LOC126324049, with amino-acid sequence MSQVPPIETRVMNRFTRQTISQEKRESVEKFIAALGTDFTPVIPDEIVNLYLKRSGFSCPDVRMTRMIAIAAENFIADIANEVLQRHKQMKSAQKRKDSKMVMTTEDLLPVLETYGINVRKQEYFANSTTVGLVKENN; translated from the exons ATGTCTCAAGTTCCGCCCATCGAAACCAGAGTGATGAATCGGTTCACTCGTCAGACAATTAGTCAGGAAAAGCGCGAGAGCGTCGAGAAATTTATCGCTGCTCTTGGCACTGATTTTACGCCAGTT ATCCCGGATGAAATTGTCAATTTATATTTGAAAAGAAGCGGCTTCAGCTGCCCTGACGTCAGAAT GACAAGAATGATTGCGATAGCAGCCGAAAATTTTATTGCGGACATTGCTAACGAAGTTCTACAGCGCCATAAGCAAATGAAGTCCGCCCAAAAGCGCAAG GACAGTAAAATGGTTATGACAACAGAGGATCTGCTTCCAGTATTAGAAACATACGGCATCAACGTTCGAAAACAGGAGTACTTTGCAAATTCAACAACAGTTGGCCTCGTGAAAGAAAACAACTAA
- the LOC126324047 gene encoding uncharacterized protein LOC126324047 → MKHSVTSNEEPSIHRRKLTSKGHGYAAGIASAVTTTMTYPLDLIRTRFQVQGKKSIHLRYKSTIHAFKNIVQRQGIRGLYEGIVPALIGASMSWSLYLYGYTNLKNRAEKSGHTGTTSTLIIGTIVGAVLAPITNPIWVVKTRLQLQYVNCVPPGTAKHYNGMIDAFRKIWAEEGFSAFYKGLVPSIISSYHGAVQISTYDAISRCLVAGNPDRSIRGWEAFFAGGFSKILATISTQPLSVIKARLREQNVHVVSSDHYSGFFDAVVKTYKHEKLIGFAGGFSQAIQRMAFNSALFFYLVETLRNIFRNFDLMCEPAD, encoded by the exons ATGAAACATTCCGTAACCTCAAATGAAGAACCATCAATCCATCGCCGAAAACTTACATCTAAGGGGCACGGATACGCGGCGGGCATCGCCAGCGCCGTCACGACTACGATGACCTATCCCCTAGACCTCATAAGAACCAGGTTTCAAG TTCAGGGTAAAAAGAGTATTCACTTAAGATATAAGAGCACAATTCACGCTTTCAAAAACATCGTGCAAAGGCAGGGTATCAGAGGCCTTTATGAGGGCATAGTTCCAGCTCTGATTGGTGCATCTATGTCTTGGTCTCTATACCTGTATGG ttacacaaactTAAAAAATCGAGCAGAGAAAAGCGGTCACACAGGCACCACCTCCACCCTAATAATTGGAACGATCGTTGGCGCCGTTCTGGCACCAATCACCAATCCGATATGGGTAGTCAAAACCAGACTACAGCTTCAATATGTCAATTGCGTGCCTCCAGGAAcggccaaacactacaatgggatGATCG ACGCTTTTAGAAAGATTTGGGCAGAAGAGGGTTTCAGCGCGTTCTACAAAGGCCTCGTACCATCCATCATATCGAGCTATCACGGCGCCGTGCAGATATCCACTTATGATGCTATATCTAGATGTTTAGTCGCTGGCAACCCAGATAGATCCATTCGCGGCTGGGAGGCATTCTTCGCTGGCGGTTTCTCGAAAATCCTGGCTACCATCTCCACTCAGCCCCTATCTGTCATCAAAGCGAGGTTACGGGAACAAAACGTCCATGTGGTTTCGAGTGACCACTACAGCGGCTTTTTCGACGCTGTCGTTAAAACTTATAA ACACGAGAAATTAATCGGATTTGCTGGTGGATTCTCACAGGCCATTCAACGCATGGCGTTTAATTCAGCCCTGTTTTTCTACCTGGTAGAAACGCTGAGAAACATCTTTCGAAACTTTGATCTAATGTGCGAGCCGGCAGACTAG
- the LOC126324045 gene encoding uncharacterized protein LOC126324045, protein MKGDKLDAPFIVERVEIEYADESARRKGLKGWIDAIKRGIATKSWINDKIIVDPLLGSYQDIDAFYNKLKLVLNDLRALGCQTNDFKFELDVSKKSLLESLTTAPSRCVLKSIIRKKNQLEMKVNVSNEGHKAAVQASINLKNYFGGYETISGSYMTTSGKSRYNFDFQKMLLNYPVGERSIHFRVTNLVHDYSKVSSFIEHQILISPSYQMGRHQFGYEAAFKNTDIMPESDECITFEGGSHLKSSIYYNWIKDTRDSRLIPTKGSRIVLSTELAGLIGDVYHVKGEVNSNINYKLSSTCAFHLIARAGTLKSLFGTTSKISDRFSFSETNPFYGFRYYGVGPRLGRGHYRGDHYWTLAMHFTYRMFEHAASSIFARSFCQIGSCFGTTQDQGMCNWLSRSGGCDLIRASVGLGVSAKFAFAQLDLLYSIPLLFSSRDQPKRWYFGICADFL, encoded by the exons ATGAAAGGAGATAAA CTTGATGCCCCGTTTATAGTCGAACGAGTCGAAATCGAGTACGCCGACGAAAGCGCGCGTCGAAAAGGGCTGAAGGGATGGATAGATGCAATCAAGCGAGGCATTGCCACGAAGTCCTGGATCAACGATAAAATCATAGTAGATCCATTGCTCGGCAGCTACCAAGACATCGACGCGTTTTATAACAAGCTGAAATTAGTCTTGAATGACCTGAGGGCGCTGGGCTGTCAAACGAATGACTTCAAGTTCGAATTAGATGTGAGCAAGAAATCTTTATTGGAGTCCTTAACCACCGCGCCTTCGAGATGCGTTCTCAAATCGATAATTCGGAAAAAAAACCAACTGGAGATGAAGGTCAATGTCTCAAATGAGGGACATAAGGCCGCTGTTCAGGCCAGCATCAATCTGAAGAATTACTTCGGCGGCTATGAAACCATTTCAGGAAGCTATATGACCACATCTGGCAAGAGCAGGTACAACTTCGACTTCCAAAAAATGCTGCTCAATTACCCCGTAGGAGAGAGAAGTATTCATTTTCGAGTGACCAACTTGGTGCACGACTACTCTAAAGTTTCCTCTTTCATCGAGCACCAAATTCTGATCTCCCCTTCCTATCAAATGGGCAGACACCAATTCGGATACGAGGCAGCATTTAAGAATACCGACATCATGCCAGAATCAGATGAATGTATCACCTTTGAAGGGGGCAGTCACTTGAAAAGTTCGATTTACTACAATTGGATCAAGGACACCCGAGATAGTCGCCTTATCCCGACTAAAGGATCTCGCATCGTTCTCTCAACCGAACTCGCTGGTCTTATTGGAGACGTCTACCATGTAAAAGGAGAAGTTAATTCGAATATAAATTACAAACTCTCATCCACATGCGCTTTTCATCTAATAGCTCGAGCTGGTACCTTGAAGAGTTTGTTTGGTACTACCTCTAAAATCAGCGATCGATTTTCATTTTCGGAGACAAACCCCTTCTACGGGTTTCGGTATTATGGTGTGGGTCCACGCCTCGGAAGAGGCCACTACAGAGGTGATCACTACTGGACGCTAGCAATGCATTTCACCTACCGCATGTTCGAACACGCTGCCTCCAGTATCTTCGCCCGGAGCTTCTGTCAAATCGGGTCTTGCTTTGGGACCACTCAAGACCAAGGGATGTGCAATTGGCTGTctagaagcggcggctgcgacttGATTAGAGCGTCGGTCGGTCTCGGCGTCTCTGCAAAGTTCGCATTTGCCCAACTTGACCTGCTCTACTCTATCCCATTGCTGTTTTCCAGCAGAGACCAACCTAAAAGGTGGTACTTCGGAATTTGCGCCGACTTTCTGTAa